A single region of the Sphingomonas crocodyli genome encodes:
- a CDS encoding aromatic ring-hydroxylating oxygenase subunit alpha: protein MATQLRPLVPAYVPRGSTFDPDDWAILAKHWYPVALVRELGEKPVGTKLLDEPLVVYRANGQIVVAGDICPHRGVPLSLGTQTEAGVVCAYHGLRFGADGRCNHIPASPDRAAPDRMRVTTYPAVERYGLVWTCLRPESDTPVIAPMPHWDDEGFQQITCPWIDIYGFAGRQMEGFLDVAHFAFVHTATFGDANNAEVPAYKTIKTEDGFYADYYSSVGNYPIGVEKGVPGFTWLRHFECFLPFTATLTIHFPGKDRLVIMNAASPVSAKVTRLFAPIGRNFDTDRPVQEVYDFNQRVFEEDKAIVEAQMPECLPLDPMMEAHIPADMSSMAYRRGLKDMGLSRFFTA, encoded by the coding sequence ATGGCCACCCAGCTCCGCCCGCTTGTTCCCGCTTATGTCCCGCGCGGCTCGACCTTCGATCCCGATGACTGGGCGATCTTGGCGAAGCACTGGTATCCGGTCGCGCTGGTCCGCGAACTGGGCGAGAAGCCGGTGGGCACCAAGCTGCTCGACGAGCCGCTGGTCGTCTATCGCGCCAATGGGCAGATCGTGGTCGCGGGCGATATCTGCCCGCATCGCGGCGTCCCGCTGAGCCTGGGGACGCAGACCGAGGCGGGGGTCGTCTGCGCCTATCACGGCCTGCGCTTCGGTGCCGACGGGCGCTGCAACCATATCCCTGCCAGCCCCGATCGTGCGGCGCCCGATCGGATGCGCGTCACCACCTATCCGGCGGTCGAACGCTACGGCCTCGTCTGGACGTGCTTGCGCCCCGAAAGCGACACGCCTGTCATCGCCCCGATGCCGCATTGGGACGATGAGGGGTTTCAGCAGATCACCTGCCCGTGGATCGACATTTACGGCTTTGCCGGGCGCCAGATGGAGGGTTTCCTCGACGTCGCCCACTTCGCCTTCGTCCACACCGCGACCTTCGGCGACGCGAACAATGCCGAAGTGCCCGCGTACAAGACGATTAAGACCGAGGACGGCTTCTACGCCGACTATTACAGCTCGGTCGGCAATTATCCGATTGGGGTGGAAAAGGGCGTGCCGGGCTTCACCTGGCTGCGGCACTTCGAATGCTTCCTGCCCTTCACCGCGACTTTGACGATCCATTTTCCGGGCAAGGACCGGCTGGTGATTATGAACGCGGCGTCGCCCGTCTCGGCGAAGGTCACGCGCCTGTTCGCGCCGATCGGCCGCAATTTCGATACCGATCGCCCGGTGCAGGAGGTCTATGATTTCAACCAGCGCGTGTTCGAGGAGGACAAGGCCATCGTCGAGGCGCAGATGCCCGAATGCCTGCCGCTCGATCCGATGATGGAGGCGCATATCCCGGCCGACATGAGTTCGATGGCCTATCGCCGCGGCCTCAAGGATATGGGGCTCAGCCGCTTCTTCACCGCTTGA
- a CDS encoding enoyl-CoA hydratase-related protein, whose protein sequence is MAYEFVTVTREGPLTIVTLNRPESRNALNSAAHRELDAIFDDFAADPDQWVAIVTGAGDKAFSAGMDLKEVSKGMGALPKSGFAGLTHRFDCAKPIIAAVNGVAMGGGFETALACDVIIASAHAQFGLPEPVVGVAALAGGLLRLPRTIGVKAAMPMILTGKPVSAAEGYRLGFVHQVVEGDVLEAARAFAADILRCSPMAVRAAKEVVVRGMELPLEDALKQQSQWPAVKALFTSDDIREGPRAFAEKRAPQWKGR, encoded by the coding sequence ATGGCCTATGAGTTCGTCACCGTCACGCGCGAAGGGCCGCTGACGATCGTCACGCTGAACCGGCCCGAAAGCCGCAACGCGCTCAATTCCGCCGCGCATCGCGAACTCGACGCGATCTTCGACGATTTCGCCGCCGATCCCGATCAATGGGTCGCGATCGTCACCGGCGCGGGCGACAAGGCCTTCTCCGCCGGCATGGACCTGAAGGAGGTGAGCAAAGGCATGGGCGCACTGCCCAAGAGCGGCTTTGCCGGCCTCACCCATCGTTTCGATTGCGCCAAGCCGATCATCGCGGCGGTCAACGGCGTCGCGATGGGCGGCGGCTTCGAAACCGCTTTGGCCTGCGACGTGATCATCGCCTCGGCCCATGCGCAATTTGGCTTGCCCGAGCCGGTGGTCGGCGTCGCGGCGCTTGCGGGTGGGCTGCTGCGCCTGCCGCGCACGATCGGGGTGAAGGCGGCGATGCCGATGATCCTCACCGGCAAGCCGGTCAGCGCGGCGGAAGGGTATCGCCTCGGCTTCGTCCACCAGGTTGTCGAGGGCGACGTGCTGGAGGCCGCCCGCGCCTTCGCAGCCGATATCCTGCGCTGCTCGCCGATGGCTGTGCGTGCGGCGAAGGAGGTGGTCGTGCGCGGGATGGAGCTTCCGCTCGAAGACGCGCTGAAGCAGCAGTCGCAATGGCCCGCGGTGAAGGCGCTGTTCACGTCTGACGACATTCGCGAAGGCCCGCGGGCCTTCGCCGAAAAGCGCGCGCCGCAGTGGAAGGGGCGTTGA
- a CDS encoding TIGR03619 family F420-dependent LLM class oxidoreductase, with product MKFFYLFPGRGVPVNEALMSGKVCNRLAIAAEKAGFYGVGLDQHPAPVMPWLQGPGGHHCFDPFIGLASAAAVAPKLRLLTYLAVIPFYNPFQLTKMVNTLDMFSDGRLILGAGIGYMQGEFEAMGIDFDKRNELFVESLEVFRKASTGDPVDYDGANFTARGVVIQPTAVQRPHPPIWLGGNAKLTRRRVAEFAQGWLPMPLKRSRGTTDHKVPALETVEDLKNLLPEMFEHKEKIGRTDPIDIVISSGLVMPNIPWDEQVGLLKEYQAIGVTGLTVGGMGDTPEDAEDFIRRYGEEVIAKFNG from the coding sequence ATGAAATTCTTCTACCTGTTCCCCGGACGCGGCGTGCCCGTCAACGAGGCGCTGATGTCGGGCAAGGTGTGCAACCGGCTCGCCATCGCGGCGGAAAAAGCGGGCTTCTACGGCGTCGGCCTCGATCAGCATCCCGCTCCCGTCATGCCGTGGCTGCAGGGGCCGGGCGGGCATCATTGCTTCGATCCGTTCATCGGCCTCGCATCGGCCGCCGCCGTCGCGCCGAAGCTGCGCCTGCTCACCTATCTGGCGGTGATCCCCTTCTACAATCCGTTCCAGCTGACCAAGATGGTCAACACGCTCGACATGTTCAGCGATGGTCGCCTGATCCTGGGCGCGGGCATCGGCTATATGCAGGGCGAGTTCGAGGCGATGGGGATCGACTTCGACAAGCGCAACGAACTGTTCGTCGAATCGCTCGAGGTATTCCGTAAGGCCTCGACCGGCGACCCGGTCGACTATGACGGCGCGAACTTCACCGCGCGCGGCGTCGTGATCCAGCCGACCGCTGTGCAGCGCCCGCACCCGCCGATTTGGCTGGGCGGCAATGCCAAGCTTACCCGCCGTCGCGTCGCCGAGTTCGCGCAAGGCTGGCTGCCGATGCCGCTCAAGCGCAGCCGCGGCACCACCGATCACAAGGTGCCCGCGCTGGAAACGGTCGAGGATCTGAAGAACCTGCTGCCCGAAATGTTCGAGCATAAGGAAAAGATCGGTCGCACCGATCCGATCGATATCGTCATCTCCTCGGGCCTCGTCATGCCCAATATCCCGTGGGACGAGCAGGTCGGTCTGCTCAAGGAATATCAGGCGATCGGCGTCACCGGCCTCACCGTCGGCGGCATGGGGGATACGCCGGAGGATGCGGAAGACTTCATCCGGCGCTATGGCGAGGAGGTTATCGCCAAATTCAACGGGTGA
- the cofD gene encoding 2-phospho-L-lactate transferase, with translation MSVVVLTGGVGGAKLVLGLAQIVPAADLTAIVNTGDDFRHFGLAISPDIDTLLYTLSGKSNTELGWGRAGESWNFMAALRTLGAPDWFNLGDGDLALHVLRSARLAAGEPLSAIIADFAAKWDIGLSVLPMTDDAVATRLETDAGLLDFQDYFVRLRCVPATSAIRFDGADVAKPAPGVVDAIMGASAIVIAPSNPFLSVDPILAVPAIRAALAETKAPVVAVSPIVGGAAVKGPTAKLMGELGLTVSASAVAAHYGDLLDGLLVDERDPPEEIGGVAVARADTLMHDLDDRIRVARAVLALAESLA, from the coding sequence ATGAGCGTCGTCGTTCTCACGGGTGGGGTCGGCGGCGCCAAACTGGTGCTGGGGCTGGCGCAGATCGTGCCGGCGGCGGATCTGACCGCGATCGTCAATACGGGCGATGACTTCCGCCATTTCGGCCTCGCCATCTCTCCCGATATCGACACGTTGCTCTATACATTGTCGGGCAAGTCTAACACCGAGCTCGGTTGGGGCCGGGCGGGTGAAAGCTGGAACTTCATGGCGGCGCTGCGCACGCTGGGCGCGCCCGACTGGTTCAATCTGGGCGACGGCGATCTCGCGCTCCACGTCCTGCGCAGCGCGCGGCTGGCGGCGGGGGAGCCGCTGTCGGCGATCATCGCAGACTTTGCGGCGAAGTGGGATATCGGCCTGTCCGTCCTGCCGATGACCGACGATGCGGTCGCGACCCGGCTGGAGACCGACGCGGGCCTGCTCGATTTCCAGGACTATTTCGTCCGCCTGCGCTGCGTCCCCGCGACCTCGGCGATCCGTTTCGACGGCGCGGATGTCGCGAAGCCCGCGCCCGGCGTGGTCGATGCGATCATGGGCGCGAGCGCGATCGTCATCGCGCCGTCCAATCCCTTCCTCAGCGTCGATCCGATCCTCGCCGTCCCCGCCATCCGCGCGGCGCTGGCGGAGACCAAGGCGCCCGTCGTCGCGGTGTCGCCGATCGTCGGTGGTGCGGCGGTCAAGGGGCCGACCGCCAAGCTGATGGGCGAACTCGGCCTGACGGTTAGCGCCTCGGCGGTCGCCGCGCATTATGGCGACCTGCTCGACGGTCTGCTGGTCGACGAACGCGATCCGCCCGAGGAGATTGGGGGTGTCGCGGTCGCGCGCGCCGACACGCTGATGCACGATCTCGACGATCGCATCCGCGTCGCCCGTGCTGTGCTGGCGCTCGCCGAAAGCCTCGCATGA
- the cofC gene encoding 2-phospho-L-lactate guanylyltransferase: MTGWTALVPIKAPGDRKTRLAPHLSPAERDALADDMLAHVAEVLRASPSVTRAILLSPQPPEDGFDGWIADEGRGLNAELEAARGQLGGNLLVLHADLPRLTVHDIETLLAEAGDAVAIVSDRHHVGTNAIALPAGAIFTFAFGENSFVAHRAKAGTLVVESPGLMHDVDRIEDLVG; this comes from the coding sequence ATGACCGGCTGGACCGCCCTGGTCCCGATCAAGGCGCCCGGCGATCGCAAGACCCGCCTTGCGCCCCATCTCTCGCCGGCCGAACGCGATGCGCTGGCCGACGACATGCTCGCCCATGTCGCGGAGGTGCTGCGCGCCAGTCCGTCGGTCACGCGCGCGATCCTGTTGTCGCCGCAGCCACCTGAAGACGGTTTCGACGGCTGGATCGCCGATGAGGGGCGCGGCCTCAACGCCGAACTGGAGGCCGCGCGGGGGCAGCTTGGCGGCAACCTCCTCGTCCTCCACGCCGATCTGCCGCGGCTGACGGTTCACGATATCGAGACATTGCTGGCTGAGGCCGGGGATGCCGTCGCGATCGTCTCCGACCGGCACCATGTCGGCACCAATGCCATCGCTCTACCCGCGGGCGCGATCTTCACCTTCGCTTTTGGCGAGAACAGCTTCGTCGCGCATCGCGCAAAAGCCGGGACTCTCGTCGTCGAGAGCCCCGGCCTGATGCACGATGTCGATCGGATCGAGGATCTGGTCGGTTAG
- a CDS encoding OsmC family protein, whose amino-acid sequence MKINRKGSAHWEGGLKDGRGAISTDSKAIDAHPYGFASRFEGVAGTNPEELLGAAHAGCFTMALSLALEQAGFKADAMDTVATVTLEDVDGFTITAIKLDLTATIPGIDDAKFQEISAGAKAGCPVSKLFKAPITLDAKLA is encoded by the coding sequence ATGAAGATCAATCGCAAGGGCAGTGCCCATTGGGAAGGTGGCCTGAAGGATGGCCGCGGCGCGATCAGCACCGACAGCAAGGCCATCGACGCACATCCCTATGGCTTCGCCAGCCGCTTCGAAGGCGTGGCGGGGACCAATCCGGAGGAACTGCTGGGCGCGGCGCATGCCGGCTGCTTCACGATGGCGCTGTCGCTCGCGCTCGAACAGGCGGGCTTCAAGGCCGATGCGATGGACACGGTCGCGACGGTGACGCTGGAGGATGTCGACGGCTTCACGATCACCGCGATCAAGCTGGACCTGACCGCCACGATCCCCGGCATCGACGATGCCAAGTTCCAGGAGATCTCGGCCGGCGCCAAGGCGGGCTGCCCGGTGTCAAAGCTGTTCAAGGCGCCGATCACGCTCGACGCGAAGCTGGCCTAA